The Rhopalosiphum maidis isolate BTI-1 chromosome 2, ASM367621v3, whole genome shotgun sequence genome segment TTGAACGATACTCGCGTCAATAAGAACGAGTCGCGGTATAATCGTATAAAAATTGCGCGCACCCGGTTATACACTTTATAGTCAACACCTCCGTGTACCATACATCATTTCATGGTGTACGCGTACTTGTATAGATTCAATACAAGATGATCCATTTAACAGGCCACAATTCGGCTTATTTATTATGCGTCTCTCGTCACTCTACCACATAAATTTAGTGAAATTTTTGTGCGTAATTAGTcgacattttaataatggttCAAAACACTATACTTAGTATTTATGTGTtttgtgaatataaatatttgagtaaggaatttttcgttttatgcCGAACCTAACACGTTATTAAGCACTCCAATGATATGCGGTATTACatgaatgattttattataatagacaatatCAGTCATAAACTAGAACAATTAAATACTGTAACATTACATAAATTAGAAACACGCAGCAGTCGAATCGCATTATAATAGAAGACGCTGCCACCAGCACCAGTCTTATTAAAGAACGCGACgtacgtttatatattttaataagaaaaacaagGGTGTTGTCTTGCCGCCGAGACCGACCCTCGCGTCGTGAAATAATGATATCCcaacaataatgattataaatacgcaCACGATACTCGCTTACACACTGTGATGcgctatagtaataataataattgaacttGACCCTTGGTCCAATTTTCGTTTTATCCCCACGCCCAAATACTTTACCCTCCGCCGAATCGCGTGATGATGTTGTGGCACCGCGGTCAAATTGTCAACAAGTCTTCGGATTTCGATTCGTTtacatgtatagtatattatacacttattaattattactttcaatTACACGGATTCTGAGGGTCCGCATTATGTTCGCATGTAAATGACTTCATCTACAACTCACTGTAATCGGGTCGGGGGGGGGGCTGTCCACCGCGATACCGATAAACGTATGCTAATCGCGTGTTAAGTCCACTAGCGCCCTAATTAATGAATCATATTCTAATCGAGTGAATAAACGCGCAGGGATTTACAGAGCTTTCGAGATGACGACTAAATCACGTCCCGAAcaaaatgcttataatataatatatgtatttcataaccattacaattattaccgtaattataatattgcagtcgttaaaaacattataatacgtacacAAGCTCAACCagttataagaaattatattatgtatatattactcgTGATccacgttattattttaagacgtcatgttaaattcaaaaatcggACGGTCGTTTCGACGCGATATTTTCAATTCGAAAATTCgaacgtattatttatacgtgaAATACTACGATTTCTAAACCGCGGACTTGGCATGTACAAAACAAACGATGCGATTTCCTTATCGCGATTCTAACAGCACAGATGCTCATTTGTGTCCTTGcagtgtaatatatttgtagcCGCGCAAGATTTATACACACAACCAGTGACAAATCCTTTAAGGAGTTATTTGAAGTGGATAATTTAGTTAAGTTTTAGATTTTAGGATGGTGGACGTGTGTgacaacacataataattatacactttattgtaatattatgctcAACAACTCTTCACGagtatttatattctttaacCCATTCGTCCGGTAATGCGGTAAGTACATCGCAATATACGTTTTTATGACATAGATTGAGTTACAGCCGAGCCATATAACATCGTTTGCGTTGTGTTATagtcaaatgtttttattatactacgtGCGGTGATAATATCAGCACGTTGGTGCGCcatcatacataaattatttatcataaattcatatagcGAATAATcgaataaatcattgtatttttttttcttatgtttCTGTGATCCCGGTGTAGGTCAAATACACATTGACATTTTTTGGATGTCTCACCAGCTTTGTATTTTCCCTGATAAAAACTGTACCGATTACGACACGATTGTTAGGATGGCAGCcaagtaaacaaataaaatagtcgGAATAACCAATTATGTATCATTCTAAATTACGGAGAAATAAACTAGACGTCAATAATCATGATATATTACGAAGTctacagtaaattaaaataataaaaaataacatattatgttgtctAGAAGTCTTATCTACTGGTTTTCTATacgcatatatttattttacgactatcttataatttttaagtggtCGACAGGAAATGttcgaaaaacaaaataaaacattagacaaataaaaatatgttaaagcTGCACCTAAAGACCTAGCCCTTTACCAGGTAATATAcctgtttattataaacacgttTTTAACATACGCcactaatataatagttaagacATGatctatttttgttattgtacaTAACATACAATCCAATAAAATCAATGtcgatttgtaataatatatatgaataattattaaacctaatatatttttatcatagtgtgttattattaaatgctatCATCaatcatcattataattttaatatgtttgtttattttgtttaaacatattaattttcatattatcgaTATCAATGGTTATCGAAATGACTTAATTGGATCGAAaacacttaattaaaaaatgcgtTTCGTGAATCGATGTATGCATGTAAATAACTCACATCCTGCAgcttaattgttattaatgaatacaattttgttggtgcctaatattgtatatattgttattctgTTTGAACGTTTACATTATTGTACTAGACAATATTCATAAACGgttatatttatctacataAATTCTTCAGTAAATTACTAATACATAACTGATGTATCTGATGATATATCTACCCAttgataacatatataataccgaTGACTCGTACAACGATAGACAAAAACGTAATATAATGCGATCTTCGGTCGGCgataccaaaaaaatatattaaattatacaaacggACCACACTAGCCTTGTCCTGctatattactattgtaataagtgcaaacataataataaataaacgaataaagTATCGTCGCAGTGTGCGTGCTGAAACCGTCGGAAAGGGATTTTGGGTGAGCGCGTgccctacacacacacacacacacacacacacatgtcacatatatatacaatatataaatatacatatactatgaTATATCGACATGGCCGTTCAAacaatatatacgtacacacgatataatacaatataggtgAATCACCCAATGCCCTACTACTGCTGTACATCATCGCCGCGGTGTTCACTGTGTATATTTACTCAGACTAGGCACAGAAATCGCACACTCCCCTGCGTCAACGTTATGTCGCGAACGCCTGAAAACCTCCCGCCGACGGATGGGGGGGAAACCGCGCGTAGTCCGATCGAGGGTGGAACCTCCCCGGCGGTGACACAAAAGGCGAGACACGGATTCTGTTTATCGAGTTCATTGTGTTTTTCTACCCCTACACCTCCACGCCGACGACGTATAGATCTCCCTAAATTTTAGCTGGACTCAATCCCCGGCCGCGGGAGGGTCCATCGCTGGCGTATACTGATTTATAGGTTAGTCGGTTTTCGGAACCCGACCCGGAACACGCTCACACACGAACGAGAACCATGTCCGCGTACGACTGGCATTCgcaacaacagcagcagcagcagttcGCCGTCACCGATACTCATCTACCCGAAGTCAAAGGTAAGTCGCTAATATAAACTAgtcaatatatagtataggaCGACAAAACGAAagagtacataaatattaatgccaaaaacttttataattataaaaaaaaaacaccttcATCGGTAGATCATAAAAGCCATAATAGAACAGTCTGTTCGTTATTGGATTTCTTTCACATCGTAGTTTTTTGCTCTTTTTCAGGTGCTGGTAAAAGGTCTAGGCAAACGTATTCCAAATACCAAACGGCCGTGCTGGAGACGGTGTTCCAAACCTCCAGGTATATCGTGCGGAACAAGAGGCAGCAGATGTCGGCTGAGCTGAGCCTTACCGAGCGACAGATAAAGATATGGTTCCAGAACAGGCGGATGAAAGAGAAGAAATGCCACAAGGAAGCACCGCGGATCGTCGTAGATGGACATATGCCTCGGCTTCAGAGTGAGAGCTGTCCAGCGGTCGGCTATCCTGAAGACTATAACAGCGCTGTCGAGCTCGCCGACGACCTGCAGGACGACGACGTTTTCGCTAATGGTTATCACTCTACAGTGTCCAAACTCCAACCGGCTAACAGTGGTAGTGGTTATGCCGTTTACGGTGGATACGATTTGCTGACACCCGACCCGTACGACCAACGAATGACAAAACAACAGTGTTGGCCTGCTCATACCGTTGACTTCCATCAAGACTTATACGACGAtgtgagtatataatattactctaagtattaaaattgtatcttcATTCTCTATGTAATGTATTAACTTGTGGGCATTCAAATTTACATTCaagtttaaactataaaaatcacCGCTGCCATGTTcccaaaaatactaataataatatattatttcgttcGTCAAGTATCatttaacactaaaatatacttaaacagTACTTATACTTTAACAGTATCTTCTCGATTAAAACACGTCATGGTCAACAGCACTATTGTAATAAGCTCGTGTACGCTCAGAAATCTATTATTTCAACGAGTTTATtagctaattattatatggttattatttagtatatagttGAATAACtctacataaattatagtgatttttaatataatatatatattgagtatttaattaCCCGTtcctgattaaaaatattaaagcccctatacacaatataaaaaaacaaaatacagtgttattttataattcatataatttttcagcATGATTCAAGCCATTTTCAAAGACTGCCGACGACTCACCACCACTATCCGTTGAATTcgcaagtaaatatttttattattctatatagtacatagataatataaaacattatcatatattaatttgtattacttgATATGCTTCATGTCAAacgaataatagtataatgtttaatagaaACGtccttatattattagaattagcATATGATTAATTGTCATGATATACTGTATTGTACAaagtaactttttaaatagaatatcCAAGATAAATCTTATtggaatcatttatttatttttattttcgcacGGCAAACAAAGCGTGTTGCGatattatacactaattaTTAGATTCGGACAATAGTACAtcaactatatatgtattatataataagtagacttcgactaaaaatgtttgtattatcattactGTAATTAAACCCACACAACCCTCGTGCCATCGACCAGAGagccgatatatatatatatatatatatatatatataagtcttGACATCGTATTGTGAGTTGTAACGGGGTAGCAAACGCTGAATATTTAATTCGTAATAAATGcacaagtattatattatacaatgcgcCATTGGGTCTttgcacattatattaatgtgtgtTTGTGTTCACAGGTACAAGACTACGGTCCGCCACAGCTGCAGGCTGCACATGGTTATTGACGGTGGTCATTTTAcgatacgagtataataatactatgcaGTTCGGCCGATATATtcatagttgtataatatcgtTCGACTGCTGCATGGTGATAAAATTCTAGTCAATTCACAAAAAGGTGCTGTCCAGTTGATAAGAGTATTGCGTAAGAGGGcccaatcataataatattataccatattatacccTTTCGGATCAGACCACCCACATACGGCCACCGGATGAAACTGCAtctactatgtattatatacgcggTCCTAATCTAACATAACATGTGAAATGTGaatcattcattattattattattattatttaaatatacaattataatcaaaattataatatatcgtacgttagtattattatagtatatatttatgcatgtgtacctctatatttttatgtgtgttttatgatttaaaatataatatatatatatatatgtatttattagtagaaaatattcataatatgtatttatttattattaaaattaatttcagtcaaatatttttctattttattttttttttattattgataacagTTATATAGGCAATAGATTTGGCACTTTCTCAGACGATAGCAATAATATGAGAAACGTAAAATGCTACGATATCAAAAATCTAAGAAAATAaaccaattataatacacgcaCATTTCGCTGATCGAAaccaatgattattataatgcatgttGTGTCAACggcatacatatattatgcattttacccatatataatatacatacgtcGAGTCTTTGGTTCGTCGGCACGTACGCAGGGGTTGCTCTCCTGCTGTGCGCGACCATTTAAACGCACAGCTGCCGCGTCACCGTTGTGCACACGACGATATTTTCAGGTAAGCCGAGTGTTTTATATCGGTGTGTAGCGTAGTCCAGACGTCCTGACTGCGGTATAGACCGGACGTAAaggaatgtataatattattacaatagtttttttgcAGAGTCAATATTAcgattttatacctatttattaatataatcatattggcAGActtataaacactgtaaacgaTTGGTTTCTAACGCCGACTATAATACGTATggttgtgtattttatttcaccgAATTTACCCATcctatctataatttttataatataagatgtaCATGGTAATACCAAAcgaatgtacaattattattcaaccaaaattttaatagatttttcaaaACCTATTCATATCATTGTCGTAGAGGCGTACATTAAAGTATGATAgtgtataattctataaaactaaataagatGTATCTCACCTTGATGCGAATGATTCGCTCGAAACCAGTGACGTGTTTTGTCGAACCGGAAATTGCCTGTACAAGACATGTTTGCCGCAGAAGGTTGTCTTTGCAAATCaacaatcattatatttttatatcaatataatatgcattcgTACGTACTCTTGGACGATAGCGTAAACacgattttattgaaaaccgTAGAGAATAGGACAGCAGACTCAATAAAAACGGTCGACAACGAAATTTGCAGCTCAAACCATGATATCAGAATTTTTTAAGcgattcattatatttatataacacattcatatacatatgtatatatatatatatatacaatcataaaggtatattttagaatattttagaaatcattCTAGTTCATAAGCCTATAAAATCGctattgttatgttatttaaaaacaacccagttgattttttaattaattagtgtaaaataacatcgatgttatattatgattttgatgttataatttataaccatagTCCACCGCAGGTTTAACTAGAGAGGGGGGTTTTAGAGGATTAAACTCCccaacttttattttagttctctatcgtaaatttttaaaatatcattttatttttttaattaacactatagaaaaaatttgtttactacattattttaaatgatgacTCTCAAAAAaagatcaataataaaatttaatactattcttaatattataataagttatattttgttttctcatGTTTTCAagctttattaaatattaatgaacattttttatgataatcaaTTAGGAAAAATTAACAATCATCAGGAAAATTTAAAGCGGCTAAAGAGTactgtttaaatgtatttttttccaaatgtaAAGATTGTGGTCTGGAGTAATTTTTCCTAGGACGTTgtctatacctattatatccTTTATATTCGAATTTATTCTCATGTTCTTTTATTTCAgttacgtatatttattatacgcgcgttttactatagttattttgtaaaatatgtatttattatatttatagaaatattgctattttacaaaattaattatctattttgtatttaaatacatttggttatctttaattagttatatgattacatattttaagtgttATCTATTATCTTATTccaagaaaattaatatataatataaaagaaccAATGAATCACTTATTTTCTTatcttcataatattttgattatttttattcaacactGTATAATACTTCTAGATACTTCGATATCGACGATGAAGGCAGCAAGCATAAAgaggaatataattattacagataTCTACTCATTTTTGTGGTTAACTTTTTAATCCACGTCGCATTGTACAcgacttatattatgtatttatagacTCGAGACAAACTGTATGGTCATTAGtatgcaaaaattaaattttttttttattttttttcatgaataaatgcattattactGCCGGtaatatatcatagtatataaattaaatgtaagtcgtattttttaaacacacatCAATTAGCCGTACCTATgtggctatatatatattataatgtatgtatatatatatacacattataaatccTTCGACTATAAGGTGCCATCCACtactgatttattttatattcgtattcTCATGTTAAGTACAAGATATAATACGATGTATGATACAGATATATGTGGGTCACTGCGCGATGGCCGATTATTGCGACGTCATCGTTGCACCATGATGACAACGCGCGACGCGGCAGCgtagaaataaaatacgagATGGagaacggcggcggcggtagcAGTGATATATAATCTGCAGATGGacattaaaaacacatttacgATATGAGTTTTGCAAAACTCCGTTGATTAACTCAAACTGTGTGGGAAAACTATGATTTTTTGGTCGATGAGTATACTtactcaaatttattattagtagtaaaGTAGCTAGATTGTAGTGGTTACTCCGTTATCCGTAAGGCCTTGTAAGTAATTTTCGCTTTCACGAACAACTGAACAATCCATTTTTATGTCTAATATATATCTGCATGGTCAGACGTGGAAATAGCCACTCACCGGCCGAATGTCGTTTTAGTGACTTTTATTGGATATATCCATTGTAGTGTAGTGTACCTATGAGTATATTTGTTAAAGTAACAATTTCCatccataataaaatataattatgaataaaaaatatattaatttaaaggcAGAATACTATATAGTACGGTACTTATCTGTAATACCTACTATCTTATTTATAACACGATTTcgtgtgttaaataattatattttcatgtgaTAAAGCTATCTTTCCAAACTGAACGAATTCAATGGATTCTGTTTTTATAAGCaaccaacaaaataaaataaattaaaaaacaaccaATGGTCCATAAAGCTTCCTAAAACGTCCAATAGTTAGTTTAGTAGCACTAACACACCAAACCACcaacacatatattatgttcaataatataatgaaaatcaaCGTTAAACAATAGTAATGCGAAAATTTGATAGATCTTAAGAAATATCCATAAGAATTGGTTCTATaggactattttatttaaaatgtattcaaaattaaatcaaaacaccggcgtgataaatataaaatttacaaaaacatcatgataatttatctttaattgGTTGTATTCCGaggaaaaaatttattttaaattattcactgAAACtactatttagataataataaaaaaaaaaaacacatcaatttaaaattgataactattttcaaaataagtatttattcttaattatgCCGATTagtctattaaatatacaattatgtagtatttaagtaattattttatttgtcgaaaaacatatatatatatttaatcaggTACCCAAGAAGTCAAATCGTACACATTAGGGTTTGACACAAATCTCAAatgaatatactaatatagtagttattaataaccaatatataaaatatagtacctattacttattaaataaaattgtgattaaaggaaaaaatatataggtaattctACCTGTAGTAACAACCTTCTTCCCTCAATTCAGATATAATCGTTTTACGTTTCACGGTTGAACTGTTTAACAATGTTTTGTTAAGTAGGTCAGTGggttttacgattttttttccgtTGAAATCAATGTGTTGAAATAATGActtttttcgaaaaataaatatatcacaatCGACTATTGAAAAACTTttcaaaggttttttttttttgtataacacCGACCATACCGGATGTAAAATATTCTTGTAGATAAATACACTATAATCCTACAAAATCTTTCCGGAAACATTTGTTTAGTTTGTGGATTCTTTATTTCCCATCACCGAAACCGATTTTTTtcgtatacttatattatattatagtgtatatagtGGATAATGTTTACAACATCTCAGGAACAAAACACTCGGACACAACGGTTCACGGTCGGCGGTGACGGGATCTTCTTAATGGTTTTTTCCGTGACGATCCCGGCGCGCGGTAACACCGTGACCGAAACGTTGTGCATTCACGTCCACCCTGCGTCGCGAATCAGCTGCTGCCCCTTGTTTTTTCGAGCACCCtgagcaaataaaaaataataatattaacacacGTCCGCCGATACAACAATGACTGATGATCTCTAATCGACCACACgcacgtcatattattttattatacattgcataatatatattgtgatacGCGCACCAAAATAATACTATCAAATCCCACAAAAtataatcgataataatatactacgctgtgtatgataataatatgcgcgactaaaaagtataaaagacaatataacatattattgttactaacCCTTTGTCGCATACTACAAATATACCGTGGATCGAATATTGAAAACTACAAAATACTACGTAcaataatttaggtatttcGGGAACtattatattggtttataAGCAACTATGAACTCATTGACTACcggaaataaatatacaagtaactgttttgaaaaaaactggaCCCAGGAATAACGTtatgttaaagttaaaaataccagttttttttttaaagttttgaagtATATTCTTTGATAAAGAATCAAATTATTCAGGGACAAATGTCCTCCTCAGGGGCCAAGGTATATTTACaccaattacattttaattaatcagtgacgaaacaaattatttatgttttaaccaaattaaaaatactatttttttttcttgaagttatatacatattttcaaaaactaaaattaatcaaatgagttcaatttgaaaaatgatctaacaaaaattgaaaacatcaAAAAGGTGACCTGCGATGTATTCGAGCTTATTGGTATAAgttacaatattgaatatagctAATCAGTGATAATGATAtacgaataaattaataaaataaatatatatatataatgatgtatagGTATGGCGTGACGTACGTCGAGTCTCATAATTTCGTACGTTCACATTCGTTTAAGTCTCCGCAAACATGCTAACCCATAACATATATCGTATCTGTCTGTACTATCTGTGGTCGCCGGACAAccgtgaaaaataataatgtaataatattccgTGGATGAATCAACCGTATACTGTCGTGGTGGGTAGGTG includes the following:
- the LOC113551716 gene encoding homeobox protein abdominal-A homolog, yielding MSAYDWHSQQQQQQQFAVTDTHLPEVKGAGKRSRQTYSKYQTAVLETVFQTSRYIVRNKRQQMSAELSLTERQIKIWFQNRRMKEKKCHKEAPRIVVDGHMPRLQSESCPAVGYPEDYNSAVELADDLQDDDVFANGYHSTVSKLQPANSGSGYAVYGGYDLLTPDPYDQRMTKQQCWPAHTVDFHQDLYDDHDSSHFQRLPTTHHHYPLNSQVQDYGPPQLQAAHGY